From one Streptomyces sp. Q6 genomic stretch:
- a CDS encoding ATP-binding cassette domain-containing protein, protein MVHVSATPVLALRGVSKRFGAVQVLTDVELEVHAGEVVALVGDNGAGKSTLVKTIAGVHPIDDGVIEWQGKTVAVNKPHDAQNLGVATVYQDLALCDNIDVVGNLFLGREIKKRGVLDEVEMERRSRELLDTLSIRIPSVRIPVASLSGGQRQVVAIARSMLGEPKLVILDEPTAALGVEQTAQVLDLVERLRERGHAVILISHNMADVKAVADKVAVLRLGRNNGVFDVKSTSNEEIISAITGATDNAVTRRAARTNAEAQK, encoded by the coding sequence ATGGTTCACGTGTCCGCTACGCCCGTGTTGGCGTTGCGCGGGGTCTCCAAGCGATTCGGTGCCGTCCAGGTGCTCACCGACGTAGAGCTTGAGGTCCACGCCGGTGAGGTGGTCGCCCTCGTCGGCGACAACGGCGCCGGAAAGTCCACCCTGGTCAAGACGATCGCCGGTGTGCACCCCATCGATGACGGTGTCATCGAGTGGCAGGGCAAGACCGTCGCGGTCAACAAGCCGCACGACGCCCAGAACCTGGGTGTCGCGACGGTCTACCAGGACCTCGCCCTGTGCGACAACATCGATGTCGTCGGCAACCTCTTCCTGGGCCGCGAGATCAAGAAGCGCGGCGTCCTCGACGAGGTCGAGATGGAGCGCCGGTCGCGGGAGCTGCTCGACACGCTGTCGATCCGCATCCCCAGCGTCCGCATCCCGGTCGCCTCGCTCTCCGGCGGTCAGCGCCAGGTCGTGGCCATCGCCCGCTCGATGCTCGGCGAGCCCAAGCTGGTCATCCTCGACGAGCCCACCGCCGCCCTCGGCGTCGAGCAGACCGCCCAGGTCCTCGACCTCGTCGAGCGGCTGCGCGAGCGCGGTCACGCGGTCATCCTCATCAGCCACAACATGGCCGATGTGAAGGCCGTCGCGGACAAGGTCGCGGTCCTGCGCCTCGGCCGCAACAACGGCGTGTTCGATGTCAAGAGCACGTCCAACGAAGAGATCATCTCCGCCATCACCGGCGCCACGGACAACGCCGTGACCCGTCGTGCGGCGCGCACCAACGCGGAGGCTCAGAAGTGA
- a CDS encoding sugar ABC transporter permease, which yields MSIDKTDQSQPQVDAAPAAAGAAVAAVDPRLLVREQGFAGYVGEFKRKIKGGDLGAIPVVIGLIVICAIFQSLNSAFLGAENLNNIFVAMVATGMMSVGIIFVLLLGEIDLSVGSVSGVSSAITAVLSVTHGVNEWLAVLVSLAAGALIGALHGFFFARIGAPAFAVTLAGLLFWNGFMLQILGSNGTINIDSDGVVGKLTSYYFTDVAAAYALAVVAVAGYFLSAFLGNRRREAAGIPSRPLSDIVMRTVLLAVAVFAVAIMFNQYKGLPLAVLLFAIVLVGSDFVLRRTSYGRKIFALGGSVEASRRAGINVTAIRVSVFAIAGLFAAVGGLFWASKIAAANQSAGAGDLLMNVIAAAVIGGTSLFGGRGRTWNALLGVLVITSIQYGLALQGIATPIQYMITGGVLLATVVIDSITRKTQKSAGRA from the coding sequence GTGAGCATCGACAAGACGGACCAGTCACAGCCCCAGGTGGACGCCGCTCCCGCGGCGGCCGGCGCGGCGGTCGCCGCCGTCGACCCCCGCCTCTTGGTGCGCGAGCAGGGGTTCGCCGGATACGTCGGCGAGTTCAAGCGCAAGATCAAGGGGGGTGACCTCGGTGCGATACCCGTGGTCATCGGCCTGATCGTCATCTGCGCGATCTTCCAGAGCCTCAACTCGGCGTTCCTCGGCGCGGAGAACCTGAACAACATCTTCGTCGCCATGGTGGCCACCGGCATGATGTCGGTCGGCATCATCTTCGTGCTGCTGCTCGGCGAGATCGACCTGTCGGTCGGCTCCGTCTCCGGTGTCTCCTCGGCGATCACCGCGGTACTGAGCGTCACGCACGGCGTGAACGAGTGGCTCGCCGTCCTCGTCTCACTCGCCGCGGGCGCGCTCATCGGTGCCCTGCACGGCTTCTTCTTCGCCCGGATCGGCGCCCCCGCGTTCGCCGTGACCCTGGCGGGCCTGCTGTTCTGGAACGGCTTCATGCTCCAGATCCTGGGCTCCAACGGCACGATCAACATCGACAGCGACGGTGTGGTCGGCAAGCTCACCTCGTACTACTTCACGGACGTCGCCGCCGCCTACGCCCTGGCCGTCGTGGCCGTGGCCGGGTACTTCCTGTCCGCGTTCCTGGGCAACCGGCGGCGCGAGGCCGCGGGCATCCCGTCCCGCCCGCTGAGCGACATCGTGATGCGTACGGTGCTCCTCGCGGTCGCCGTGTTCGCCGTGGCGATCATGTTCAACCAGTACAAGGGCCTGCCCCTCGCGGTGCTGCTCTTCGCGATCGTCCTCGTCGGCAGCGACTTCGTGCTGCGCCGTACCTCGTACGGCCGCAAGATCTTCGCGCTCGGCGGCAGCGTCGAGGCGTCCCGCCGCGCGGGCATCAACGTCACGGCGATCCGCGTCTCGGTCTTCGCCATCGCGGGCCTGTTCGCGGCGGTCGGCGGTCTCTTCTGGGCCTCCAAGATCGCGGCGGCCAACCAGAGCGCCGGCGCCGGTGACCTCCTGATGAACGTCATCGCCGCGGCCGTCATCGGCGGCACCAGCCTCTTCGGCGGCCGGGGCCGCACCTGGAACGCGCTGCTCGGTGTGCTGGTGATCACCTCGATCCAGTACGGCCTCGCGCTCCAGGGCATCGCGACGCCGATCCAGTACATGATCACCGGTGGTGTGCTCCTCGCCACGGTCGTCATCGACTCGATCACCCGCAAGACCCAGAAGTCGGCCGGCCGCGCCTGA
- the dxs gene encoding 1-deoxy-D-xylulose-5-phosphate synthase, with amino-acid sequence MPLLTRITGPRDLDRLSLEQLDQLAGEVRTFLVDAVSKTGGHLGPNLGVVELTIALHRVFESPKDKVLWDTGHQSYVHKLLTGRQDFSKLKMKGGLSGYPSQAESEHDVIENSHASTVLGWADGIAKANEVQGRDDHVVAVIGDGALTGGMAWEALNNIAAAKDRPLVIVVNDNERSYAPTIGGLANHLATLRTTDGYERFLARGKDLLERTPVVGKPLYETLHGAKKGLKDFIAPQGMFEDLGLKYVGPIDGHDIEALESALTRAKRFGGPVIVHCLTEKGRGYTPALQDEADRFHGIGPIHPDTGLPIKASGADWTSVFGDEMVRLGQEREDIVAITAAMLQPVGLKKFADAFPDRVYDVGIAEQHGATSAAGLAAGGLHPVFAVYATFLNRAFDQLLMDVALHKCGVTFVLDRAGITGTDGASHNGMWDMSILQVVPGLRIAAPRDADQVRAQLREAVEVSDAPTVVRYSKGAVGPAVEAVGKVGGMDVLRKPATEDRPDVLLVSVGALAPMCLEIADLLDKQGITTTVVDPRWVKPVDEAMAPLAERHRVVVTVEDNSRVGGVGSAVSQALRDAGVDVPLRDFGIPPRFLDHASRKEVMAEIGLTAPDIARQVTGLVAKLDGRVERATAQEMEPARD; translated from the coding sequence GTGCCGCTGCTGACCCGCATCACGGGACCGCGCGATCTGGACCGGCTCAGCCTGGAGCAGCTGGACCAGCTGGCAGGAGAGGTCCGGACGTTCCTCGTCGACGCGGTCTCCAAGACCGGCGGCCACCTCGGCCCCAACCTCGGCGTCGTCGAGCTGACGATCGCCCTGCACCGCGTCTTCGAGTCGCCCAAGGACAAGGTCCTGTGGGACACCGGCCACCAGTCCTACGTGCACAAGCTGCTCACCGGCCGGCAGGACTTCTCCAAGCTGAAGATGAAGGGCGGCCTCTCCGGCTACCCGTCGCAGGCGGAGTCCGAGCACGACGTGATCGAGAACTCGCACGCGTCCACCGTCCTCGGCTGGGCCGACGGCATCGCCAAGGCCAACGAGGTCCAGGGCCGGGACGACCACGTCGTCGCCGTCATCGGTGACGGCGCGCTGACCGGCGGCATGGCCTGGGAGGCGCTGAACAACATCGCGGCCGCCAAGGACCGCCCCCTGGTCATCGTCGTGAACGACAACGAGCGCTCGTACGCCCCGACCATCGGCGGCCTCGCCAACCACCTGGCCACCCTGCGCACCACGGACGGCTACGAGCGCTTCCTGGCCCGCGGCAAGGACCTCCTGGAGCGCACGCCCGTCGTCGGCAAGCCGCTGTACGAGACGCTGCACGGCGCCAAGAAGGGCCTCAAGGACTTCATCGCCCCGCAGGGCATGTTCGAGGACCTCGGCCTGAAGTACGTCGGCCCGATCGACGGCCACGACATCGAGGCCCTGGAGTCGGCGCTGACCCGCGCCAAGCGCTTCGGCGGCCCGGTGATCGTCCACTGCCTCACCGAGAAGGGCCGCGGCTACACCCCCGCCCTCCAGGACGAGGCGGACCGCTTCCACGGCATCGGCCCGATCCACCCCGACACCGGCCTGCCGATCAAGGCCTCCGGCGCCGACTGGACCTCGGTCTTCGGTGACGAGATGGTCCGCCTCGGCCAGGAGCGCGAGGACATCGTCGCGATCACCGCCGCGATGCTCCAGCCGGTCGGCCTGAAGAAGTTCGCCGACGCCTTCCCGGACCGCGTCTACGACGTCGGCATCGCGGAGCAGCACGGCGCCACGTCGGCCGCCGGCCTCGCCGCGGGCGGCCTGCACCCGGTCTTCGCCGTCTACGCCACGTTCCTCAACCGCGCCTTCGACCAGCTCCTCATGGACGTGGCGCTGCACAAGTGCGGAGTCACCTTCGTCCTGGACCGGGCCGGCATCACCGGCACCGACGGCGCCTCGCACAACGGCATGTGGGACATGTCGATCCTCCAGGTCGTCCCCGGCCTGCGGATCGCCGCGCCGCGCGACGCCGACCAGGTCCGCGCCCAGCTGCGCGAGGCGGTCGAGGTCTCCGACGCCCCGACGGTCGTCCGCTATTCCAAGGGCGCGGTCGGCCCGGCGGTCGAGGCCGTCGGCAAGGTCGGCGGCATGGACGTCCTGCGCAAGCCGGCCACCGAGGACCGCCCCGACGTCCTGCTGGTCTCGGTCGGCGCCCTGGCCCCCATGTGCCTGGAGATCGCGGACCTGCTCGACAAGCAGGGCATCACGACGACCGTCGTCGACCCGCGCTGGGTCAAGCCGGTCGACGAGGCGATGGCCCCGCTGGCCGAGCGCCACCGCGTCGTCGTCACGGTGGAGGACAACTCCCGCGTGGGCGGCGTCGGTTCGGCCGTCTCCCAGGCCCTGCGCGACGCGGGCGTCGACGTCCCGCTGCGCGACTTCGGCATCCCGCCGCGCTTCCTCGACCACGCCTCCCGCAAGGAGGTCATGGCGGAGATCGGCCTGACGGCCCCGGACATCGCCCGCCAGGTCACGGGCCTGGTGGCGAAGCTGGACGGCCGCGTCGAGCGCGCCACGGCCCAGGAGATGGAACCGGCCCGCGACTAG
- a CDS encoding amino acid permease, giving the protein MSRTTKPNGGTPVTTQSDPEAERTRTGLFRTKSIEQSIRDTEEPEHQLKKSLSALDLTVFGVGVVIGSGIFVITGTAATEYAGPAVTISFVVAAVVCALAALCYAEFASTVPVAGSAYTFAFASLGEFPAWIIGWDLILELALGCATVAVGWAGYVQSLLDSWGIPLPEALRGPSSHTSGFSFNIAAFLLVLAVMTVVVLGMKLSAWVTSVVVAIKVTVVLIVIAVGAFLINGSNYSPFIPPAQDTEGGTGLSATLLEAIAGFTPSSFGVMGIFTAAAVVFFAYIGFDVVATAAEETRNPQKDVPRGILGSLAICTVLYCAVAVVVTGMQNYKDLDPSAPLAEAFKAVGHPFWAGVISFGAVVGLTVVCMILLLGQSRVFFAMSRDGLLPPVFSAVHPKFRTPYRSTIILGFVTALVAGFISLEELSKLVNIGTLFAFVVVALGVLILRRTRPDLPRGFKAPWVPVLPVASVACSVWLMLNLSVETWLRFAIWMVIGVVLYFLYGRRHSRAAAGNATGNSQ; this is encoded by the coding sequence ATGTCGAGGACGACGAAGCCAAACGGAGGTACGCCGGTGACCACCCAGTCAGACCCAGAAGCGGAGCGCACCCGCACGGGGCTGTTCCGTACGAAATCCATCGAGCAGTCCATCCGGGACACCGAGGAGCCCGAGCACCAGCTCAAGAAGTCGCTGTCGGCGCTCGATCTGACCGTGTTCGGCGTCGGCGTCGTCATCGGCTCGGGCATCTTCGTCATCACCGGAACGGCGGCCACCGAGTACGCCGGTCCGGCCGTGACCATCTCCTTCGTCGTCGCCGCCGTGGTCTGCGCCCTCGCGGCCCTGTGCTACGCGGAGTTCGCCTCCACGGTCCCGGTCGCCGGATCCGCGTACACCTTCGCGTTCGCCTCGCTCGGCGAGTTCCCCGCCTGGATCATCGGCTGGGACCTCATCCTCGAACTCGCCCTGGGCTGCGCCACCGTGGCGGTCGGCTGGGCGGGCTACGTGCAGTCCCTGCTGGACAGTTGGGGCATCCCGCTGCCGGAGGCCCTGCGCGGGCCGAGCTCGCACACCAGCGGCTTCAGCTTCAACATCGCCGCGTTCCTGCTCGTCCTCGCCGTGATGACGGTCGTCGTCCTCGGTATGAAGCTGTCCGCGTGGGTCACCTCCGTCGTCGTCGCCATCAAGGTGACCGTCGTGCTCATCGTGATCGCCGTCGGCGCCTTTTTGATCAACGGCTCGAACTACTCGCCGTTCATCCCGCCGGCCCAGGACACCGAGGGCGGCACCGGACTGAGCGCCACCCTCCTGGAGGCCATCGCCGGCTTCACCCCGTCCAGCTTCGGCGTGATGGGCATCTTCACGGCCGCGGCGGTGGTCTTCTTCGCGTACATCGGCTTCGACGTCGTCGCCACGGCCGCCGAGGAGACCCGCAACCCGCAGAAGGACGTCCCGCGCGGCATCCTCGGCTCGCTCGCCATCTGCACGGTCCTGTACTGCGCCGTCGCCGTCGTCGTCACCGGCATGCAGAACTACAAGGACCTCGACCCGAGCGCCCCGCTCGCCGAGGCGTTCAAGGCGGTCGGCCACCCGTTCTGGGCGGGCGTCATCTCCTTCGGCGCGGTCGTCGGCCTCACCGTCGTCTGCATGATCCTGCTGCTCGGCCAGAGCCGGGTGTTCTTCGCGATGAGCCGCGACGGCCTGCTGCCGCCGGTCTTCAGCGCGGTGCACCCAAAGTTCCGCACGCCGTACCGCTCCACGATCATCCTCGGCTTCGTGACCGCTCTGGTGGCCGGCTTCATCTCCCTCGAGGAGCTCTCCAAGCTGGTCAACATCGGCACCCTCTTCGCCTTCGTGGTCGTCGCCCTCGGCGTGCTCATCCTGCGCCGCACGCGCCCCGACCTGCCGCGCGGCTTCAAGGCCCCGTGGGTCCCCGTCCTGCCGGTCGCCTCGGTCGCCTGCTCGGTGTGGCTGATGCTCAACCTGTCGGTGGAGACCTGGCTGCGGTTCGCGATCTGGATGGTCATCGGCGTCGTCCTCTACTTCCTGTACGGCCGCCGCCACAGCCGCGCGGCCGCGGGCAACGCCACCGGCAACTCCCAGTAA
- a CDS encoding ArnT family glycosyltransferase, whose protein sequence is MLTEAPPSLPYVSEDRGVAATSDLAYWGRLLPLLAALACVTRAPSFRPRLWNPDEGYLAVQARMLAHGGTLYETVVDRKPPLVPWLYEAAFALFGSDSLTPLRLCAIGAQLATAVLLASLARRRWGDAAGRTAGALSLLISVGLNPEDAQAATFEVFILPWTAAAMWCADRRRWGLCGLAIAGAFLAKQTGGAVLVPALWMLWRCAAPRSGLTRLSVGAIAPVLAVALATNPAGFLFWTVTGSGAYASFTGSELHVLVRGLTNAAILAAACAGIIPPVVRVLRIARTGSTDLWLWLASSGAAVLLGFHFFGHYFLQLTPPLALLGTAALQILPRERMVDALLASTCCCALFLTWGLLAPRPELAHAERVAATLRTHTSPDDRVLVWGMHPETYWLSAREPASRFLTAGLLTNYSGGRDGPQVGEKWGVEGAWPTFRAEFAERPPAVVVDDSRGAPYRVERVGSLRRMLAGYEAVGTVDGAVVYARRG, encoded by the coding sequence ATGCTCACCGAGGCGCCGCCGTCACTACCGTACGTATCCGAAGACCGCGGGGTGGCCGCCACCTCGGACCTCGCCTACTGGGGACGCCTGCTCCCGCTCCTCGCCGCCCTGGCCTGCGTCACCCGCGCCCCCTCCTTCCGTCCCCGCCTCTGGAACCCCGACGAGGGCTATCTCGCCGTCCAGGCGCGGATGTTGGCGCACGGCGGCACGCTCTACGAGACGGTCGTCGACCGTAAACCCCCGCTCGTCCCCTGGCTGTACGAGGCGGCGTTCGCGCTCTTCGGCTCCGACTCGCTCACCCCGCTGCGGCTGTGCGCGATCGGGGCGCAGCTGGCGACCGCCGTCCTGCTCGCCTCCCTCGCCCGCCGCCGCTGGGGCGACGCGGCGGGCCGCACGGCGGGGGCGCTGTCCCTGCTCATCTCCGTCGGCCTCAACCCGGAGGACGCGCAGGCCGCCACGTTCGAGGTGTTCATACTGCCGTGGACGGCGGCGGCGATGTGGTGCGCGGACCGCCGCCGCTGGGGCCTGTGCGGCCTCGCGATCGCCGGGGCGTTCCTGGCCAAGCAGACCGGGGGAGCGGTGCTCGTCCCGGCCCTGTGGATGCTGTGGCGGTGCGCCGCGCCGCGAAGTGGCCTGACACGCCTGTCGGTCGGCGCGATCGCCCCCGTACTGGCCGTGGCCCTCGCCACGAACCCGGCGGGCTTCCTCTTCTGGACGGTGACCGGCTCCGGCGCCTACGCGTCCTTCACCGGCTCCGAACTCCACGTCCTCGTACGAGGATTGACGAACGCGGCGATCCTCGCGGCGGCCTGCGCGGGCATCATCCCGCCGGTCGTGCGCGTCCTGCGCATCGCCCGCACGGGCAGCACGGACCTGTGGCTCTGGCTGGCGTCGTCCGGTGCGGCGGTCCTCCTCGGCTTCCACTTCTTCGGCCACTACTTCCTCCAACTCACCCCACCCCTCGCGCTCTTGGGCACGGCGGCACTCCAGATCCTCCCGCGCGAGCGCATGGTGGACGCCCTCCTCGCCTCCACCTGCTGCTGCGCCCTGTTCCTGACGTGGGGCCTGCTGGCCCCCCGCCCCGAACTCGCCCACGCCGAACGCGTCGCGGCGACCCTCCGCACCCACACGTCCCCGGACGACCGCGTCCTGGTCTGGGGCATGCACCCGGAAACGTACTGGCTCTCCGCCCGCGAACCGGCGAGCCGCTTCCTCACGGCGGGCCTCCTGACGAACTACAGCGGGGGGCGGGACGGGCCTCAGGTGGGGGAGAAGTGGGGGGTGGAGGGGGCGTGGCCCACGTTCCGCGCCGAGTTCGCCGAGCGTCCCCCCGCGGTCGTGGTGGACGACTCGCGGGGGGCGCCCTACCGGGTGGAGCGGGTGGGGTCGCTGCGGCGGATGCTGGCGGGGTACGAGGCGGTCGGGACCGTGGACGGGGCCGTGGTGTACGCGCGACGGGGGTGA
- a CDS encoding NTP pyrophosphohydrolase: MNGLLVVDGANVVGSVPDGWWRDRRAAAVRLRDRLTEYAALHPDEDVVLVVEGRARGVESVPGVRVEDAPGEGDDHIVAVAAAAQGPCVVVTADRELRRRVEELGATCVGPRTVYP; this comes from the coding sequence ATGAACGGACTGCTGGTGGTGGACGGCGCGAACGTCGTCGGTTCCGTCCCCGACGGCTGGTGGCGCGACCGTCGCGCCGCGGCCGTACGACTGCGCGACCGTCTCACCGAGTATGCCGCGCTGCACCCGGACGAGGACGTCGTCCTGGTCGTCGAGGGCCGGGCACGCGGCGTGGAGTCGGTTCCGGGTGTCCGCGTCGAGGACGCTCCGGGCGAGGGAGACGACCACATCGTGGCGGTGGCCGCGGCCGCGCAGGGGCCGTGCGTGGTGGTCACGGCCGATCGTGAACTGCGGCGCAGGGTGGAGGAGTTGGGTGCCACATGCGTGGGCCCGCGAACGGTGTATCCATAG
- a CDS encoding LCP family protein: MTHAPTEPGHGRRSRRAPARRKAKAPRRRRVWRWVALGFVVVLLAVGGTGYWLYSNLNGNIKGVDLDQAIGTDRPEKLPTSGQNILVLGSDSRSGDNASLGTGKVSGARSDTALVMHIPEGRKQAVAISIPRDTLVTRPECTTASGSALPSAKRVMFNSVYSAAGPACVVKTVEKMSGVRMDHFVEIDFAGFKGLVDAIGGVTVTVDEAIHDKSSGLDLEAGTHKLDGTQSLAFVRTRHGVGDGSDLGRIGLQQKFMIALLSEIKQQDLLGSPTKAYRIANSLTESMTTDSGLASLTKLAEFGRSMNGVDPASMETIMLPVAYDKQDPNRVVAAEPQAGTLWKALRADAEIPESAKKSPATGGSTP; encoded by the coding sequence ATGACGCACGCCCCGACGGAGCCGGGCCACGGCCGCAGATCCAGGCGCGCGCCTGCACGCCGGAAGGCCAAGGCGCCCCGGCGCAGGAGGGTCTGGCGCTGGGTCGCGCTCGGCTTCGTCGTCGTCCTGCTGGCCGTCGGCGGTACGGGGTACTGGCTGTACAGCAACCTGAACGGCAACATCAAGGGCGTCGACCTGGATCAGGCCATCGGCACGGACCGGCCGGAGAAGCTGCCCACCTCGGGGCAGAACATCCTGGTCCTCGGCTCCGACTCCCGCTCCGGTGACAACGCCTCACTGGGCACGGGCAAGGTCTCCGGCGCCCGCTCAGACACCGCCCTGGTGATGCACATACCCGAGGGCCGCAAGCAGGCAGTCGCGATCAGCATCCCGCGCGACACTCTCGTCACCCGCCCCGAGTGCACCACCGCGAGCGGCTCGGCCCTGCCGTCCGCGAAGCGTGTGATGTTCAACTCGGTGTACTCCGCGGCCGGTCCGGCCTGTGTGGTGAAGACGGTCGAGAAGATGTCGGGTGTCCGCATGGACCACTTCGTGGAGATCGACTTCGCGGGCTTCAAGGGACTCGTGGACGCGATCGGCGGCGTGACCGTCACCGTCGACGAGGCCATCCACGACAAGTCCAGCGGCCTCGACCTGGAGGCCGGCACGCACAAGCTGGACGGCACCCAGTCACTCGCCTTCGTCCGCACCCGGCACGGTGTCGGGGACGGCAGCGACCTCGGCCGCATCGGACTCCAGCAGAAGTTCATGATCGCGCTGCTCTCCGAGATCAAGCAGCAGGACCTGCTGGGCAGCCCCACCAAGGCGTACAGGATCGCCAACAGTCTGACCGAGTCGATGACCACGGACTCCGGGCTCGCCTCGCTCACCAAGCTCGCCGAGTTCGGGCGGAGCATGAACGGCGTGGACCCCGCCTCCATGGAGACGATCATGCTGCCGGTGGCGTACGACAAGCAGGACCCCAACCGGGTGGTCGCCGCCGAGCCGCAGGCGGGCACCCTGTGGAAGGCCCTGCGCGCGGACGCGGAGATCCCCGAGTCCGCGAAGAAGTCCCCGGCGACCGGCGGATCAACTCCCTGA
- a CDS encoding stealth family protein, translated as MTTVSEPALRQATDGSGRPWPATAGGARPTPSHASTAPAQAEREDVYVEPGLTPLAAREANRRALTALLDVVGVAYFAVRGTSDHGTVIGVAEHDRERVLGALFRGLGQYPGHLSVIDPDALRAAKPVSSRDPRAWREVNSARIVQVSWYRTDPGRHLLLGHEYGCAIEFWQPQGTYLVAPRANRATWAVLANSANVLGAARLFSRFVSDWTDQHLAPALATRPEFLVNCADDIAFPVDAVYTWVDGNDPAWKQRKAQAKGEVYHAESASDARFISRDELRYSVRSLHLFAPWIRNIYIVTDDQVPEWLREDLPGLRIASHREIFRNPADLPTFNSHSIESQLHHIEGLAEHFLYFNDDMFMGRPVAPHAFFTPSGTARYFPSRNRIPQGPVAESDTPVDAACKNNRALLRERFGRVITQPMEHIPYALRRTAMEEAERDFPEAWARTSASRFRAMTDLSPTSSFALYYAALTGRAQPGSMPFTYLQLAVPDLADRLQRLLDGRDQDSFCLNDAFSTPEDIEAQQELLDGFLTSYFPTPSPYER; from the coding sequence GTGACGACGGTTTCCGAACCGGCGCTCCGCCAAGCGACCGACGGATCGGGTCGGCCGTGGCCCGCCACCGCCGGCGGAGCACGCCCGACGCCCTCCCACGCCTCGACGGCACCCGCCCAGGCCGAACGCGAGGACGTCTATGTCGAGCCCGGCCTGACCCCGCTCGCCGCGCGCGAGGCCAACCGGCGCGCCCTCACCGCCCTGCTCGACGTCGTCGGCGTGGCGTACTTCGCCGTCCGCGGCACCTCCGACCACGGCACCGTGATCGGGGTCGCGGAGCACGACCGGGAGCGGGTGCTCGGCGCCCTCTTCCGCGGTCTGGGGCAGTACCCGGGGCACCTGAGTGTGATCGACCCGGACGCGCTGCGGGCCGCCAAGCCCGTCTCCTCGCGCGACCCGCGGGCCTGGCGCGAGGTGAACTCCGCCCGGATCGTCCAGGTCAGCTGGTACCGCACCGACCCCGGACGGCACCTGCTGCTCGGTCACGAGTACGGCTGCGCCATCGAGTTCTGGCAGCCGCAGGGCACCTACCTCGTCGCGCCCCGCGCCAACCGGGCGACCTGGGCCGTGCTGGCGAACAGTGCGAACGTGCTCGGCGCCGCTCGCCTGTTCAGCCGCTTCGTGTCGGACTGGACCGATCAGCACCTGGCGCCCGCGCTCGCCACCCGGCCCGAGTTCCTGGTCAACTGCGCCGACGACATCGCCTTCCCCGTCGACGCCGTCTACACCTGGGTCGACGGCAACGACCCGGCGTGGAAGCAGCGCAAGGCCCAGGCGAAGGGCGAGGTCTACCACGCGGAGTCGGCCAGCGACGCGCGCTTCATCAGCCGCGACGAACTGCGCTACTCGGTGCGCTCGTTGCACCTGTTCGCGCCGTGGATACGCAACATCTACATCGTCACCGACGACCAGGTGCCGGAGTGGCTCCGCGAGGACCTGCCCGGACTGCGTATCGCCAGCCACCGGGAGATCTTCCGCAACCCCGCCGACCTGCCGACATTCAACTCGCACTCCATCGAGAGCCAGCTCCACCACATCGAAGGGCTCGCCGAGCACTTCCTCTACTTCAACGACGACATGTTCATGGGCCGACCGGTGGCCCCGCACGCCTTCTTCACCCCGTCCGGCACCGCCCGCTACTTCCCGTCGCGCAACCGCATCCCCCAGGGCCCGGTCGCCGAGTCCGACACACCCGTCGACGCGGCGTGCAAGAACAACCGCGCCCTGCTGCGCGAGCGCTTCGGGCGGGTCATCACGCAGCCCATGGAGCACATCCCGTACGCGCTGCGCCGTACGGCGATGGAAGAGGCCGAGCGCGACTTCCCGGAAGCCTGGGCACGGACCTCGGCCAGCCGGTTCCGGGCCATGACGGACCTGTCACCGACCTCGTCCTTCGCGCTCTACTACGCGGCCCTCACCGGGCGGGCCCAGCCCGGGTCGATGCCGTTCACGTATCTACAGCTCGCGGTCCCCGACCTCGCCGACCGCCTGCAACGGCTGCTGGACGGCAGAGACCAGGACTCGTTCTGCCTCAACGACGCCTTCTCCACACCCGAGGACATCGAGGCGCAGCAGGAACTCCTGGACGGCTTCCTCACCTCCTACTTCCCCACCCCCAGCCCCTACGAGCGATGA